In Anaerococcus prevotii DSM 20548, the following are encoded in one genomic region:
- a CDS encoding class I SAM-dependent methyltransferase yields MEKYVKFNQNRWNNVSRKKGNPYTVPLTSEEYKEAIENELSVGLTVGKTVPTEWFEKAKGKKLLGLACGGGQQGPIFAGKGYETTIMDFSEEQLTKDRLVAERENIQIDTVHADMTKLFPFEDESFDIIFCPVSNAYISDLENMWKESYRVLKKGGLLMVGYMNPWIYMYDGDDVWDSPDKELLLKYSLPYDSSELEKQGNIEINPEYGYEFSHTLESQIGGQLKVGFAMIDFYESKDNRNRLSKYGSDYLANLCIKL; encoded by the coding sequence ATGGAAAAATACGTAAAGTTTAATCAGAATAGATGGAACAATGTTTCAAGGAAAAAAGGAAATCCCTATACGGTTCCATTGACAAGTGAAGAGTATAAAGAAGCAATAGAAAATGAATTAAGTGTAGGGTTAACTGTTGGTAAGACAGTTCCTACTGAGTGGTTTGAAAAAGCTAAAGGAAAAAAATTGCTAGGATTGGCTTGTGGAGGCGGGCAACAAGGACCAATTTTTGCAGGAAAAGGCTATGAAACTACAATAATGGATTTTTCTGAAGAACAATTGACGAAAGATAGATTAGTAGCTGAACGAGAAAATATTCAAATTGATACTGTTCATGCAGATATGACTAAACTTTTTCCTTTTGAGGATGAAAGTTTTGATATCATTTTTTGTCCTGTATCGAATGCTTACATTTCTGACTTAGAAAACATGTGGAAAGAGTCATATAGAGTTCTAAAAAAGGGCGGACTATTGATGGTTGGTTATATGAACCCATGGATCTATATGTATGACGGTGATGATGTTTGGGATTCCCCAGATAAAGAACTATTGCTGAAATATTCCTTACCTTATGATTCAAGTGAACTAGAAAAACAAGGAAATATTGAAATCAATCCAGAATACGGTTATGAGTTTAGTCATACACTAGAATCACAAATCGGAGGTCAGTTAAAGGTTGGCTTTGCTATGATCGATTTTTATGAATCAAAGGATAATAGAAACAGATTATCAAAATATGGAAGTGATTATTTAGCAAATTTGTGCATAAAACTATAA
- a CDS encoding DUF3847 domain-containing protein, with the protein MKKLEQIRQESKEIKDKIDNTQERLRQLKNQEKKILKQDIVKIRKERTHRLITRGAILESLIENAEELTDEEIKILLEEATKTKEFKETLKIIREN; encoded by the coding sequence ATGAAAAAATTAGAACAAATAAGACAAGAGTCAAAAGAAATAAAAGATAAAATTGATAATACACAAGAAAGATTAAGGCAACTAAAAAATCAAGAAAAGAAGATATTAAAACAAGACATAGTGAAAATAAGAAAAGAAAGAACTCATAGGCTCATAACAAGAGGAGCAATCTTAGAAAGCCTTATAGAAAATGCAGAAGAACTAACAGATGAAGAAATAAAAATCCTACTAGAAGAAGCAACAAAGACAAAAGAATTTAAAGAAACACTAAAAATAATCAGAGAAAATTAA
- a CDS encoding DUF7010 family protein codes for MMDKLRKEIAIQQKKGLPFIMASVIIWLLIVLVSILDINMNMKNLLVFCCSCPLLPLSWLIGKLIKVDIFSKQNPLGQLGFIFTLNQMVYLLIVMWVFSAVPEKMIMVYAMVFGAHLFPYSWLYQSKGYTVAAISIPMISLILGCALNGTTVAVAACIIEIVFACVLHMELKKMGDN; via the coding sequence ATGATGGATAAATTAAGAAAAGAAATTGCAATTCAGCAGAAAAAAGGATTACCATTTATCATGGCATCGGTGATTATATGGCTTCTGATAGTACTTGTGTCAATTTTAGATATCAATATGAATATGAAAAATTTATTGGTGTTTTGCTGTTCATGCCCATTATTACCGCTGTCTTGGCTAATTGGTAAACTTATAAAGGTGGATATCTTTTCAAAACAAAATCCACTTGGACAATTAGGCTTCATTTTCACCTTAAATCAAATGGTTTATTTATTAATCGTTATGTGGGTGTTTAGTGCGGTTCCGGAAAAGATGATTATGGTATACGCTATGGTGTTTGGAGCACATTTATTTCCATATTCATGGTTGTATCAATCAAAGGGATATACAGTTGCTGCAATTTCCATTCCGATGATTTCTTTGATTTTAGGATGTGCATTAAACGGCACAACGGTTGCTGTTGCGGCATGTATTATTGAGATAGTATTTGCTTGTGTATTACATATGGAATTAAAGAAAATGGGAGATAACTAA
- a CDS encoding Csac_0668 family 2Fe-2S cluster-binding (seleno)protein, which produces MKINNECCCGCKTEKPDQIKDNCPVCNNEGISVSKVTVEHLVVDDYRNAVNGDQYKICMNEDCDVVYYNLDNEIKFLKDQVRVPIWFKKDADPKYACYCSEVTENQVIEAVVKHGAKSVKEVNAITGAMKNSNCKENNPLGVCCHKIIQEAIDKGLKMK; this is translated from the coding sequence ATGAAGATTAATAATGAATGTTGTTGTGGATGCAAAACAGAAAAGCCGGATCAAATTAAAGACAATTGTCCTGTATGTAATAATGAAGGGATTTCCGTTAGTAAAGTAACTGTTGAACATCTAGTGGTAGATGATTATCGTAATGCTGTTAATGGAGATCAATATAAGATTTGCATGAACGAGGACTGCGACGTTGTTTACTATAACTTAGATAATGAAATAAAATTCTTGAAAGACCAAGTTAGAGTTCCTATCTGGTTTAAGAAAGATGCAGATCCTAAGTATGCTTGTTATTGTAGCGAAGTCACAGAAAATCAGGTAATTGAAGCAGTTGTAAAGCATGGCGCGAAATCCGTAAAAGAAGTAAATGCCATCACTGGGGCAATGAAAAATTCTAATTGTAAAGAAAACAATCCGTTGGGAGTTTGTTGTCATAAGATTATTCAGGAAGCTATCGATAAAGGCTTGAAAATGAAATAA
- a CDS encoding ABC transporter ATP-binding protein, translating into MLNVFKKIWNFSKEEQVYIKKSILAGFLHAVFNALEFGAIYYMLVNIFSKTLDYKAIFVCLGILVISLVGKIMTQKSSQMAQTHAGYFMAAHKRIEIGEKIKRVPMGFFSSFSLGRLTTIATSSLSQAEMWVPMLLVLVLGGVLNTLVFVLGTLIFNVKVGLVAVAGVIVFFIVTSMMEKKSSANADKMTETQTRLTKEVLATLQGMQVIKSYNLGGENNRALRKSIKDTSNILLDLEISVAPYTVIQRIVMGITTVAMVYLSLKLNLSGELPLAETILMIMASFIIFEGLIGAGSNMAILRACENAIDSVGFIDSMPDMRKGSITEPIKNHDIVFKNVSFSYDDRPILKNVSAEIKENTMTAIVGPSGSGKTTFCNLIARFWDVNSGEILIGGKNIKDYKIENLMNSISMVFQDVYLFEDTIENNIKFGKQNASHEEVVQAAKKARCHEFIEALPEGYDTIIGEGGASLSGGEKQRISIARAMLKDADIIIFDEATASIDPENEDKLKEAIESLTKNKTVIMIAHRLKTIRNADQILVLKDGEIVERGNHEELIKNNGLYSDLINAKAKAESWKLNN; encoded by the coding sequence ATGCTTAATGTGTTTAAAAAGATATGGAATTTTTCAAAAGAAGAACAGGTATATATTAAGAAATCTATTCTCGCTGGATTTTTGCACGCAGTATTTAATGCCCTTGAATTTGGTGCAATTTACTATATGCTAGTAAATATATTTTCTAAAACTTTAGACTATAAGGCTATCTTTGTTTGTCTTGGAATATTAGTTATATCCCTTGTTGGAAAGATAATGACACAAAAATCATCACAAATGGCACAAACACACGCTGGATATTTTATGGCAGCTCATAAGAGGATAGAAATAGGAGAAAAAATAAAAAGAGTTCCTATGGGTTTCTTTTCAAGCTTTTCACTAGGAAGATTAACTACTATTGCTACATCTTCACTTTCCCAAGCAGAAATGTGGGTGCCTATGCTTTTGGTTCTTGTACTTGGTGGAGTTTTAAATACTCTAGTCTTTGTCCTTGGAACTTTAATTTTTAACGTAAAGGTAGGACTGGTTGCTGTAGCAGGTGTAATAGTATTCTTTATAGTTACATCAATGATGGAGAAAAAATCATCAGCTAATGCAGACAAGATGACAGAAACACAAACAAGACTTACAAAAGAAGTATTAGCAACTTTACAAGGTATGCAGGTTATAAAATCCTATAATCTTGGTGGAGAAAATAACAGGGCTTTAAGAAAGTCTATAAAAGATACATCAAATATACTTTTAGATTTAGAAATATCTGTAGCACCATACACAGTAATTCAAAGAATTGTAATGGGAATAACAACAGTGGCTATGGTCTATTTATCATTAAAATTAAATTTATCTGGTGAACTTCCACTTGCTGAAACAATTCTTATGATTATGGCATCCTTTATTATCTTTGAAGGCTTAATCGGAGCAGGATCAAACATGGCAATCCTAAGAGCATGCGAAAATGCCATAGATTCTGTAGGTTTTATCGACTCTATGCCTGATATGAGAAAAGGAAGTATTACAGAGCCTATAAAAAATCATGATATAGTCTTTAAAAATGTCAGCTTTTCTTATGATGATAGACCAATTTTAAAAAATGTATCAGCAGAGATAAAAGAAAATACTATGACTGCCATAGTTGGTCCATCTGGATCTGGTAAAACAACATTTTGTAATCTAATAGCGAGATTTTGGGATGTAAATTCTGGTGAAATTTTAATCGGAGGAAAGAATATTAAGGACTATAAGATAGAAAACTTAATGAATTCTATTTCCATGGTATTTCAAGATGTATATCTATTTGAGGATACAATTGAAAATAATATAAAATTTGGAAAACAAAATGCAAGTCATGAAGAAGTAGTTCAAGCTGCAAAGAAGGCAAGGTGCCATGAATTTATAGAAGCTTTACCAGAAGGATATGACACTATTATCGGAGAAGGTGGAGCAAGTCTATCGGGTGGAGAAAAACAAAGGATCTCCATAGCTAGAGCCATGCTAAAAGATGCGGACATCATAATCTTTGATGAAGCCACAGCAAGTATAGATCCAGAAAATGAAGATAAGCTTAAAGAAGCAATAGAATCATTAACAAAAAACAAAACAGTAATTATGATTGCCCACAGACTAAAGACAATTAGAAATGCTGACCAGATTTTAGTCTTAAAAGATGGAGAAATAGTAGAACGTGGAAATCACGAAGAACTGATTAAAAATAATGGACTTTATTCTGACCTTATAAATGCAAAAGCTAAGGCGGAATCATGGAAATTAAATAATTGA
- a CDS encoding recombinase family protein: MNTKVKLIKASNLGARNRNALHLDLKRVAAYCRVSTDSKDQLESYKSQVDYYTNLIKNNKNWTLAGIYADEATTGTTATKRADFMRLISDCQNGDIDMIITKSISRFARNTLDTLKYVRLLKENNVGVVFEEENIDTLTMDGELLLTILSSVAQQEVENTSAHVKKGLKMKMEKGELIGFQGCLGYDYDPITKSISINEEEAKIVRYIFKRYLEGNGGSVIGRELEEQGYLTPRGKTKWSDTTVLGVIKNEKYIGDILMGKTFTVDPITKRRLANFGESDKYHIENHHEAIISKEDFEKAQEIRLRRAQNRNTIANKDRKREKLSRQYAFSSMLECGFCGEILSRRTWHTSSIYKKINWQCVKSTKKGKKYCPHSKGIQEAAIEKAFVESYRQLCHADSTIIDDFLKIVEEEINDETLVKDLKKLENQLNRIISQERKLVDLHLEDSIDEEVYAKKYKKLTKQKEELLDEKKTLELTIKDEDSIKERLKQFKKVLENREIIEEFNRTVFESIVDKVVVGRIDKDGTVHPYDLTFYFKTGVKDSQDSNNFKDKRKNAKDNDINKLCSYKNDEDKKLCSQSKDNACGDGSSVVQTKHRTSFRYRNRGR, translated from the coding sequence ATGAATACTAAAGTAAAATTAATAAAAGCTTCAAATTTAGGAGCAAGAAATAGAAATGCACTACATTTAGATTTAAAACGTGTTGCAGCGTATTGTAGAGTAAGTACAGATAGTAAAGACCAACTTGAATCATATAAATCGCAAGTTGATTATTACACAAATCTAATAAAAAATAATAAGAACTGGACTTTGGCTGGTATATATGCAGATGAAGCAACAACAGGAACAACTGCAACTAAAAGAGCAGATTTCATGAGGCTAATAAGTGATTGCCAAAATGGAGATATAGACATGATAATTACTAAATCTATATCAAGATTTGCTAGAAATACATTAGATACCTTAAAGTATGTAAGGCTTCTAAAGGAAAATAATGTTGGTGTAGTATTTGAAGAAGAAAATATAGATACTTTGACAATGGATGGAGAGTTACTATTAACAATATTAAGTTCAGTAGCTCAACAAGAAGTAGAAAATACCTCAGCCCATGTGAAAAAAGGACTGAAAATGAAAATGGAAAAAGGGGAACTTATTGGTTTTCAAGGTTGCCTTGGATACGACTATGACCCTATAACAAAAAGTATCTCTATAAATGAAGAAGAAGCCAAAATTGTTAGATATATCTTTAAAAGATATTTAGAAGGCAATGGTGGTTCGGTCATTGGTAGGGAACTAGAAGAACAAGGATATCTCACCCCTAGAGGTAAAACAAAATGGTCTGATACTACAGTGTTAGGGGTAATTAAGAATGAAAAGTATATTGGCGATATACTAATGGGAAAAACTTTTACAGTTGATCCAATAACAAAAAGAAGACTAGCAAATTTTGGAGAATCTGATAAATACCATATTGAAAATCATCACGAGGCAATTATATCAAAAGAAGATTTTGAGAAGGCTCAGGAGATTAGACTCAGGAGAGCACAAAATAGAAACACCATTGCTAATAAGGATAGAAAAAGAGAGAAACTATCAAGGCAATATGCTTTTTCAAGTATGCTTGAATGTGGATTTTGTGGTGAAATACTTTCAAGAAGAACATGGCACACTAGTTCAATTTATAAAAAAATTAACTGGCAATGTGTAAAGTCAACTAAAAAAGGTAAAAAATATTGCCCTCATTCAAAAGGAATACAAGAAGCAGCAATAGAAAAAGCATTTGTTGAAAGCTATAGGCAATTATGCCATGCAGATTCAACAATAATAGATGACTTTTTAAAGATTGTTGAAGAAGAAATAAATGATGAGACTTTGGTCAAAGATTTGAAAAAGTTAGAAAATCAATTAAATAGAATCATTAGTCAAGAAAGAAAGTTAGTTGATCTTCATTTAGAAGATAGTATAGACGAAGAAGTTTATGCCAAAAAGTATAAAAAACTTACAAAACAAAAAGAAGAATTACTTGATGAAAAGAAAACACTGGAACTAACGATAAAAGATGAAGACTCTATTAAAGAAAGATTAAAGCAATTTAAAAAGGTCTTAGAAAATAGAGAAATTATAGAGGAATTTAACAGAACAGTATTTGAAAGCATAGTTGATAAAGTTGTGGTGGGTAGAATTGACAAAGACGGAACAGTTCATCCATATGACTTAACATTCTATTTCAAAACAGGAGTTAAAGATAGTCAAGATTCTAATAACTTTAAAGACAAAAGAAAAAATGCCAAAGACAATGACATTAATAAATTGTGTTCCTACAAGAATGACGAGGATAAAAAATTATGTTCCCAATCAAAAGACAACGCATGTGGAGACGGTAGCTCTGTTGTCCAAACTAAACACAGAACATCATTTAGATATAGAAATAGGGGAAGATGA